In Microbacterium laevaniformans, a single window of DNA contains:
- the rpoB gene encoding DNA-directed RNA polymerase subunit beta: MAAARNATNSTTTPKNGRGASRLSFAKISDTLTVPDLLALQTESFDWLVGNDAWKARVAEAKSVGRTDVPETSGLEEIFEEISPIEDLGETMQLSFTNPYLEPEKYSIEECKERGKTYAAPLYVEAEFMNHLTGEIKTQTVFMGDFPLQTGKGTFIINGTERVVVSQLVRSPGVYFDKTPDKTSDKDIVSARVIPSRGAWLEFEIDKRDQVGVRIDRKRKQSVTVFLKALGLSSEDILAEFAGYESIADTLSKDTILTKEDALRDIYRKLRPGEQVAAEAARALLDNFYFNPKRYDLAKVGRYKINQKLGLDKPLSDSVLTVDDIVATIKYLVALHNGDASIPGVRNGQAAEIRLDVDDIDNFGNRRIRAVGELIQNQVRTGLSRMERVVRERMTTQDIEAITPQTLINVRPVVAAIKEFFGTSQLSQFMDQNNPLAGLTHKRRLSALGPGGLSRERAGVEVRDVHPSHYGRMCPIETPEGPNIGLIGSLASFARINAFGFIETPYRRVVEGKVTDQIDYLTASEENDYIVAQAGAELTADGSFATDRVLARRGKGGEVDLFHADEIGYMDVSPRQMVSVGTSLIPFLEHDDANRALMGANMQRQAVPLLRSDSPFVGTGMEGYAAIDAGDVITADKAGVVMEVSADVVTVQLDEGGTKDYFLRKFDRSNQGNSYNQRVIVSAGDRVEVGEVIADGPATENGELAIGKNLLVAFMTWEGHNFEDAIILSQDLVKNDTLSSIHIEEYEVDARDTKLGKEEITRDLPNVSPDLLKDLDERGIVRIGAEVRPGDILVGKVTPKGETELSAEERLLRAIFNEKSREVRDTSLKVPHGEQGTIIAVKEFNAEDGDDELGSGVNRRVVVYIAQKRKITEGDKLAGRHGNKGVIAKILPVEDMPFLADGTPVDVVLNPLGIPGRMNFGQVLETHLGWIAKQGWKVEGTPEWAVQLPEEAREAAPGTKVATPVFDGAHEAEIAGLLDSTLPNRDGERLIDSSGKTTLFDGRSGEPFPAPISVGYMYILKLHHLVDDKIHARSTGPYSMITQQPLGGKAQFGGQRFGEMEVWALEAYGAAYALQELLTIKSDDIVGRVKVYEAIVKGENIQEPGIPESFKVLMKEMQSLCLNVEVLSADGTPVNLRDTDDEAFRAAEELGINISSRFESSSIDEI, from the coding sequence TTGGCTGCTGCGCGCAACGCAACCAATTCCACCACCACCCCCAAGAACGGCCGCGGCGCTTCGCGCCTGTCGTTCGCCAAGATCTCCGACACGCTGACGGTCCCCGACCTTCTCGCGCTGCAGACGGAATCCTTCGACTGGCTCGTCGGCAACGACGCCTGGAAGGCCCGCGTCGCAGAGGCGAAGTCCGTCGGTCGCACCGACGTGCCGGAGACCAGCGGCCTCGAGGAGATCTTCGAGGAGATCTCGCCCATCGAGGACCTCGGCGAAACGATGCAGCTGAGCTTCACGAACCCGTACCTCGAGCCGGAGAAGTACTCGATCGAGGAGTGCAAGGAGCGCGGCAAGACCTACGCCGCCCCGCTGTACGTCGAGGCCGAGTTCATGAACCACCTCACGGGTGAGATCAAGACGCAGACCGTCTTCATGGGCGACTTCCCGCTGCAGACCGGCAAGGGAACCTTCATCATCAACGGCACCGAGCGTGTCGTCGTCTCGCAGCTGGTGCGCAGCCCGGGTGTCTACTTCGACAAGACCCCCGACAAGACCAGCGACAAGGACATCGTCTCGGCCCGCGTCATCCCCAGCCGTGGCGCCTGGCTCGAGTTCGAGATCGACAAGCGCGACCAGGTCGGCGTGCGCATCGACCGCAAGCGCAAGCAGTCGGTGACCGTCTTCCTCAAGGCCCTCGGCCTGTCCAGCGAAGACATCCTCGCCGAGTTCGCCGGCTACGAGTCGATCGCCGACACCCTGAGCAAGGACACGATCCTCACCAAGGAGGACGCGCTCCGCGACATCTACCGCAAGCTCCGTCCGGGCGAGCAGGTCGCCGCCGAGGCCGCCCGCGCGCTGCTGGACAACTTCTACTTCAACCCGAAGCGCTACGACCTCGCCAAGGTCGGCCGGTACAAGATCAACCAGAAGCTCGGCCTCGACAAGCCGCTGAGCGACTCGGTGCTCACCGTCGACGACATCGTCGCCACGATCAAGTACCTCGTCGCCCTGCACAACGGCGACGCGAGCATCCCGGGCGTGCGTAACGGCCAGGCCGCTGAGATCCGCCTGGACGTCGACGACATCGACAACTTCGGCAACCGTCGCATCCGCGCCGTCGGCGAGCTCATCCAGAACCAGGTCCGCACCGGCCTGTCGCGCATGGAGCGCGTCGTCCGCGAGCGCATGACCACCCAGGACATCGAGGCGATCACGCCGCAGACCCTGATCAACGTCCGTCCCGTCGTGGCGGCGATCAAGGAGTTCTTCGGCACGTCGCAGCTGTCGCAGTTCATGGACCAGAACAACCCGCTCGCGGGTCTGACGCACAAGCGTCGCCTCTCGGCCCTGGGCCCGGGCGGTCTGTCGCGTGAGCGCGCCGGCGTCGAGGTTCGCGACGTCCACCCGTCGCACTACGGCCGCATGTGCCCGATCGAGACGCCGGAAGGCCCGAACATCGGTCTGATCGGCTCGCTCGCCTCGTTCGCCCGCATCAACGCGTTCGGCTTCATCGAGACGCCGTACCGCCGCGTGGTCGAGGGCAAGGTCACCGACCAGATCGACTACCTCACGGCATCCGAGGAGAACGACTACATCGTCGCGCAGGCGGGCGCCGAGCTCACCGCCGACGGCTCGTTCGCCACCGATCGCGTTCTCGCCCGTCGCGGCAAGGGCGGCGAGGTCGACCTGTTCCACGCCGACGAGATCGGCTACATGGACGTCTCGCCGCGCCAGATGGTGTCGGTCGGTACCTCCCTCATCCCGTTCCTCGAGCACGACGACGCCAACCGCGCCCTCATGGGTGCGAACATGCAGCGTCAGGCCGTGCCGCTGCTGCGCAGCGACTCGCCGTTCGTCGGAACCGGTATGGAGGGCTACGCCGCCATCGACGCCGGTGACGTCATCACCGCCGACAAGGCCGGTGTCGTCATGGAGGTCTCCGCCGACGTCGTCACCGTGCAGCTGGACGAGGGCGGCACGAAGGACTACTTCCTCCGCAAGTTCGACCGCTCCAACCAGGGCAACTCCTACAACCAGCGCGTCATCGTCTCGGCGGGCGACCGGGTCGAGGTCGGCGAGGTCATCGCCGACGGCCCCGCCACCGAGAACGGCGAGCTGGCGATCGGAAAGAACCTGCTCGTCGCGTTCATGACGTGGGAGGGTCACAACTTCGAGGACGCCATCATCCTCAGCCAGGACCTCGTCAAGAACGACACCCTCTCCTCGATCCACATCGAGGAGTACGAGGTGGATGCTCGTGACACCAAGCTCGGCAAGGAGGAGATCACCCGTGACCTCCCCAACGTCAGCCCCGACCTGCTGAAGGACCTCGACGAGCGCGGCATCGTCCGCATCGGCGCCGAGGTGCGTCCCGGTGACATCCTCGTCGGCAAGGTCACGCCCAAGGGCGAGACCGAGCTCAGCGCCGAGGAGCGCCTGCTGCGCGCGATCTTCAACGAGAAGAGCCGCGAAGTCCGCGACACCTCGCTGAAGGTGCCCCACGGTGAGCAGGGCACGATCATCGCCGTCAAGGAGTTCAACGCCGAGGACGGCGACGACGAGCTGGGCTCGGGCGTCAACCGCCGCGTCGTGGTCTACATCGCCCAGAAGCGCAAGATCACCGAGGGCGACAAGCTCGCCGGCCGCCACGGCAACAAGGGCGTCATCGCGAAGATCCTGCCCGTCGAGGACATGCCGTTCCTCGCGGACGGCACGCCGGTCGACGTCGTGCTCAACCCGCTCGGCATCCCCGGTCGAATGAACTTCGGCCAGGTGCTGGAGACCCACCTCGGGTGGATCGCCAAGCAGGGCTGGAAGGTCGAGGGCACCCCGGAGTGGGCCGTGCAGCTGCCGGAGGAGGCCCGTGAGGCCGCTCCCGGAACCAAGGTCGCGACCCCGGTGTTCGACGGTGCGCACGAGGCGGAGATCGCGGGTCTGCTCGACTCGACGCTGCCCAACCGCGACGGCGAGCGTCTCATCGACAGCTCGGGCAAGACGACGCTGTTCGACGGTCGCTCCGGCGAGCCGTTCCCGGCGCCCATCTCGGTCGGCTACATGTACATCCTGAAGCTGCACCACCTCGTGGACGACAAGATCCACGCGCGCTCGACGGGCCCGTACTCGATGATCACCCAGCAGCCGCTCGGTGGTAAGGCGCAGTTCGGCGGTCAGCGTTTCGGTGAGATGGAGGTGTGGGCCCTCGAGGCCTACGGCGCCGCGTACGCGCTCCAGGAGCTCCTGACGATCAAGTCCGACGACATCGTCGGCCGCGTGAAGGTCTACGAGGCCATCGTCAAGGGCGAGAACATCCAGGAGCCCGGCATCCCCGAGTCGTTCAAGGTGCTCATGAAGGAGATGCAGTCGCTCTGCCTGAACGTCGAGGTCCTCTCGGCCGATGGCACGCCCGTCAACCTCCGAGACACGGATGACGAGGCCTTCCGCGCCGCGGAGGAGCTCGGCATCAACATCTCCAGCCGCTTCGAGTCCTCGTCGATCGACGAGATCTGA
- the rpoC gene encoding DNA-directed RNA polymerase subunit beta', with product MLESTTFDQLRIGLATADDIRRWSFGEVKKPETINYRTLKPEKDGLFGEQIFGPSRDWECACGKYKRVRFKGIVCERCGVEVTKSSVRRERMGHIELAAPVTHIWYFKGVPSRLGYLLDMAPKDLEKVIYFAAYMVISVDEDARHRDMPTHEANLRLEIKNLGDRRDARVAARLAKLEEELAALEAEGAKADQKKKVKDAAEKEMASIRKNADDQVAKLERMWDEFRGLEVGQLKQEDDVFHELQDRFGQYFEAYMGAESIQRRLQAFDLAAESESLHLQISEGKGQRKIRAIKRLKVVNSFLQTGMSPASMVLDVVPVIPPELRPMVQLDGGRFATSDLNDLYRRVINRNNRLRRLIDLGAPEIIVNNEKRMLQEAVDALFDNGRRGRPVTGTGNRALKSLSDMLKGKQGRFRQNLLGKRVDYSGRSVIIVGPQLKLHQCGLPKQMALELFKPFVIKRLIDLGHSQNIKAAKRAVERTRPEVWDVLEEIIRERPVLLNRAPTLHRLGIQAFEPQLVEGKAIQLHPLVCAAFNADFDGDQMAVHLPLSVEAQAEARVLMLASNNILKPSDGRPVTLPSQDMIIGLHHLTTVIEGAKGEGRVFGSVGEAILAKDEGTLDLQAKVRIRIPGLTFLEGEAPEGYERHGLVDASLGQAIFNDTLPKGYPFVREQADKGKLSQIVNKLAEEYPKVEVAASLDRIKDAGFYWATRSGVTVALSDILTPPNKGEIIAKYEKQAQKVQGQFEKGLVTDAERRQEQIKIWTEATDEVQAAMKANFPADNTINRMVSSGARGNWLQIRNIAGIRGLVNNTKGEIMPRPIISSYREGLSVAEYFTATHGARKGLADTALRTAGSGYLTRRLVDVSQDVIIREDDCGTSKGLEFTIAAAGADGALVRDANVENSVFARTLAAEVVAPSGEIVAEAGDDVGDVLIDKLVAAGVETIKVRSVLTCDSAVGVCAKCYGRSLATGKLVDIGEAVGIIAAQSIGEPGTQLTMRTFHTGGSASADDITQGLPRVQELFEARTPKGASPIAEADGVIKIDETDKAKKVILTPDNGDEPHVYPVLKRATLLVEDGQRVTVGQPILVGTLDPKEVMRVMGAREVQKYLVNGVQGVYRSQGVPIHDKHIEVIVRQMLRKVTVVDHADTTLLPGELVDFKRYQQINREAVAEGKRPASGRPELMGITKASLATESWLSAASFQETTRVLTQAAMEGKSDPLVGLKENVIIGKLIPAGTGLAKYRNVVVEATEEAKSERYPNRIFASDGAYSDADLSYVDFDSFSTDDFTPGTYN from the coding sequence GTGCTCGAGTCCACCACTTTCGATCAGCTTCGTATCGGCCTGGCCACTGCTGACGACATCCGTCGTTGGTCGTTCGGCGAGGTCAAGAAGCCCGAGACCATCAACTACCGCACCCTCAAGCCCGAGAAGGACGGTCTGTTCGGCGAGCAGATCTTCGGCCCCTCGCGCGACTGGGAGTGCGCCTGCGGCAAGTACAAGCGTGTGCGCTTCAAGGGCATCGTCTGCGAGCGCTGCGGCGTCGAGGTCACTAAGAGCTCGGTCCGCCGTGAGCGCATGGGCCACATCGAGCTCGCCGCCCCCGTTACCCACATCTGGTACTTCAAGGGCGTTCCCTCGCGCCTCGGATACCTGCTCGACATGGCGCCGAAGGACCTCGAGAAGGTCATCTACTTCGCCGCGTACATGGTGATCTCGGTCGACGAGGATGCCCGTCACCGCGACATGCCGACCCACGAGGCGAACCTGCGCCTGGAGATCAAGAACCTCGGCGACCGCCGCGACGCCCGCGTGGCGGCGCGTCTGGCCAAGCTGGAGGAGGAGCTCGCGGCCCTCGAGGCCGAGGGTGCCAAGGCCGACCAGAAGAAGAAGGTCAAGGACGCCGCCGAGAAGGAGATGGCCTCCATCCGCAAGAACGCGGACGACCAGGTCGCCAAGCTCGAGCGCATGTGGGACGAGTTCCGCGGCCTCGAGGTCGGCCAGCTCAAGCAGGAAGACGACGTCTTCCACGAGCTGCAGGACCGCTTCGGGCAGTACTTCGAGGCCTACATGGGTGCGGAGTCCATCCAGCGCCGCCTGCAGGCGTTCGACCTGGCCGCCGAGTCGGAGTCGCTGCACCTGCAGATCTCCGAGGGCAAGGGCCAGCGCAAGATCCGTGCGATCAAGCGCCTCAAGGTCGTCAACTCGTTCCTGCAGACCGGTATGAGCCCGGCATCCATGGTTCTGGACGTCGTTCCGGTGATCCCGCCGGAGCTGCGCCCGATGGTCCAGCTCGACGGTGGCCGCTTCGCCACCAGCGACCTGAACGACCTGTACCGCCGCGTGATCAACCGCAACAACCGTCTTCGTCGTCTGATCGACCTCGGTGCTCCCGAGATCATCGTCAACAACGAGAAGCGGATGCTGCAGGAGGCCGTCGACGCCCTGTTCGACAACGGCCGCCGCGGCCGGCCCGTCACCGGTACCGGCAACCGTGCCCTGAAGTCGCTGTCCGACATGCTCAAGGGCAAGCAGGGCCGTTTCCGTCAGAACCTGCTCGGCAAGCGCGTGGACTACTCGGGCCGTTCGGTCATCATCGTCGGCCCGCAGCTCAAGCTCCACCAGTGTGGTCTGCCCAAGCAGATGGCCCTCGAGCTGTTCAAGCCGTTCGTGATCAAGCGCCTGATCGATCTCGGTCACTCGCAGAACATCAAGGCCGCCAAGCGCGCCGTCGAGCGCACCCGTCCCGAGGTCTGGGACGTGCTCGAGGAGATCATCCGCGAGCGTCCGGTGCTGCTCAACCGTGCGCCCACGCTGCACCGCCTCGGCATCCAGGCCTTCGAGCCTCAGCTCGTGGAAGGCAAGGCCATCCAGCTGCACCCGCTCGTGTGTGCCGCGTTCAACGCGGACTTCGACGGTGACCAGATGGCCGTGCACCTGCCGCTGTCGGTCGAGGCTCAGGCCGAGGCCCGCGTGCTGATGCTCGCCTCGAACAACATCCTCAAGCCCTCCGACGGCCGTCCGGTCACCCTGCCTTCGCAGGACATGATCATCGGCCTGCACCACCTGACCACGGTCATCGAGGGTGCCAAGGGCGAGGGTCGCGTGTTCGGTTCGGTCGGCGAGGCCATCCTGGCCAAGGACGAGGGCACCCTCGACCTGCAGGCCAAGGTCCGCATCCGCATCCCGGGTCTCACCTTCCTCGAGGGCGAAGCCCCCGAGGGCTACGAGCGCCACGGCCTCGTGGACGCCTCGCTCGGCCAGGCGATCTTCAACGACACGCTCCCCAAGGGCTACCCGTTCGTTCGCGAGCAGGCCGACAAGGGCAAGCTGTCGCAGATCGTCAACAAGCTGGCCGAGGAGTACCCCAAGGTCGAGGTCGCGGCGTCGCTGGACCGCATCAAGGATGCCGGCTTCTACTGGGCCACGCGCTCGGGTGTCACGGTCGCGCTCAGCGACATCCTGACCCCGCCGAACAAGGGCGAGATCATCGCCAAGTACGAGAAGCAGGCGCAGAAGGTCCAGGGCCAGTTCGAGAAGGGTCTCGTCACCGACGCCGAGCGTCGTCAGGAGCAGATCAAGATCTGGACCGAGGCGACCGACGAGGTGCAGGCGGCGATGAAGGCCAACTTCCCGGCCGACAACACCATCAACCGCATGGTGAGCTCGGGTGCCCGTGGTAACTGGCTGCAGATCCGAAACATCGCCGGTATCCGAGGCCTGGTCAACAACACCAAGGGTGAGATCATGCCCCGCCCGATCATCTCCTCGTACCGCGAGGGGCTGTCGGTCGCGGAGTACTTCACCGCGACGCACGGTGCCCGTAAGGGTCTGGCCGACACAGCCCTGCGTACCGCTGGCTCGGGTTACCTGACGCGACGCCTCGTCGACGTCTCGCAGGACGTCATCATCCGTGAGGACGACTGCGGCACTTCCAAGGGCCTCGAGTTCACGATCGCCGCTGCGGGTGCCGACGGCGCCCTGGTGCGCGACGCCAACGTCGAGAACTCGGTGTTCGCCCGTACGCTCGCCGCCGAGGTGGTCGCGCCGTCCGGCGAGATCGTCGCCGAGGCCGGAGACGACGTGGGCGACGTGCTCATCGACAAGCTCGTGGCCGCGGGTGTCGAGACCATCAAGGTGCGCTCCGTGCTCACCTGTGACTCGGCCGTCGGTGTCTGCGCGAAGTGCTACGGCCGTTCGCTCGCGACCGGCAAGCTCGTCGACATCGGAGAGGCCGTCGGCATCATCGCGGCCCAGTCGATCGGTGAGCCCGGCACGCAGCTGACGATGCGTACCTTCCACACCGGTGGTTCCGCGTCGGCCGACGACATCACGCAGGGTCTGCCCCGCGTGCAGGAGCTGTTCGAGGCGCGTACCCCCAAGGGTGCGTCCCCGATCGCCGAGGCCGACGGCGTCATCAAGATCGACGAGACCGACAAGGCCAAGAAGGTCATCCTGACGCCCGACAACGGCGACGAGCCGCACGTCTACCCGGTCCTGAAGCGCGCGACGCTGCTGGTCGAGGACGGCCAGCGCGTCACGGTCGGTCAGCCGATCCTGGTGGGCACGCTCGACCCCAAGGAGGTCATGCGCGTCATGGGCGCCCGCGAGGTGCAGAAGTACCTCGTCAACGGCGTGCAGGGCGTCTACCGCTCGCAGGGTGTGCCGATCCACGACAAGCACATCGAGGTCATCGTGCGCCAGATGCTGCGGAAGGTCACTGTGGTCGACCACGCCGACACGACGCTGCTTCCGGGTGAGCTGGTCGACTTCAAGCGCTACCAGCAGATCAACCGCGAGGCCGTGGCCGAGGGCAAGCGCCCGGCATCGGGTCGTCCGGAGCTGATGGGTATCACGAAGGCGTCGCTCGCGACGGAGTCGTGGCTGTCGGCGGCATCGTTCCAGGAGACCACCCGCGTCCTGACGCAGGCGGCCATGGAGGGCAAGAGCGACCCGCTCGTCGGCCTCAAGGAGAACGTCATCATCGGAAAGCTCATCCCCGCCGGCACCGGCCTTGCGAAGTACCGCAACGTCGTGGTCGAGGCGACGGAGGAGGCCAAGAGCGAGCGGTACCCCAACCGCATCTTCGCCTCGGACGGCGCCTACAGTGACGCCGACCTGAGCTATGTCGACTTCGACAGCTTCTCGACGGACGACTTCACGCCCGGCACCTACAACTGA
- a CDS encoding serine/threonine-protein kinase — MTRRLPSAPPQLPGLDYVRPLGSGGFADVFLYQQDMPRRAVAVKVLPAGERDPDLLRMFNAEADVLAHLSAHPAIVTVYQAGISADGRPYIVMEYCPGSLAQRYRIERMPVDEVMAVAVRLAGALESAHRAGLIHRDIKPSNILVTSFGSAVLADFGISASLQRSAASDVLAMSIPWSAPEVVAEHSGGTIASEVWSLGATVYSLLAGHSPFERREKDQNTRELMRRRIARATFVPIARPDVPDALQQVLATAMTRDPDRRYASAREFGEAVREVQRAAGIAPTPLEVPTEEWMPASDAIDFTDVSARGPARSRVAEGRRRSMPEVTARRTPSADEDATGLSASSPRALWSPRVIALSIVGALVAAGGLLAAGAALWTVIR; from the coding sequence ATGACGCGCAGGCTCCCGTCTGCGCCGCCGCAGCTGCCGGGGCTCGACTACGTGCGTCCGCTGGGATCCGGCGGCTTCGCCGACGTCTTCCTCTATCAACAGGACATGCCGCGGCGTGCGGTCGCGGTGAAGGTGCTGCCGGCCGGCGAGCGTGACCCCGATCTGCTGCGCATGTTCAACGCCGAGGCCGACGTTCTGGCGCATCTGTCGGCGCATCCGGCGATCGTCACGGTCTATCAGGCGGGAATCTCCGCCGACGGACGCCCGTATATCGTGATGGAGTACTGCCCCGGCTCGCTCGCGCAGCGCTATCGCATCGAACGGATGCCGGTGGACGAGGTGATGGCCGTCGCGGTGCGTCTGGCCGGGGCACTCGAGTCCGCGCACCGCGCGGGTCTGATCCACCGCGACATCAAGCCGAGCAACATCCTGGTGACCAGCTTCGGGTCGGCGGTGCTGGCCGACTTCGGCATCTCCGCGTCGTTGCAGCGCAGCGCGGCATCCGACGTCCTCGCGATGTCGATCCCGTGGAGCGCTCCGGAAGTCGTCGCCGAGCACAGCGGCGGCACGATCGCGAGCGAGGTGTGGAGCCTGGGCGCGACCGTGTACTCGCTGCTGGCCGGTCACAGCCCGTTCGAGAGGCGCGAGAAGGATCAGAACACCCGCGAGCTGATGCGTCGCCGCATCGCGCGGGCGACGTTCGTGCCGATCGCCCGTCCGGATGTGCCCGACGCGCTGCAGCAGGTCCTCGCGACGGCCATGACCCGGGACCCCGACCGCCGATACGCCTCGGCGCGGGAGTTCGGCGAGGCCGTCCGCGAGGTCCAGCGTGCGGCGGGGATCGCGCCCACCCCGCTGGAGGTGCCGACGGAGGAGTGGATGCCGGCATCCGACGCGATCGATTTCACCGACGTGTCGGCGCGCGGCCCCGCGCGCAGCCGCGTGGCGGAGGGTCGCCGGCGATCGATGCCGGAGGTCACGGCGCGTCGAACGCCCAGCGCGGACGAGGACGCGACCGGACTGAGCGCCTCCTCCCCGCGCGCACTGTGGTCGCCCCGGGTGATCGCCCTCTCGATCGTCGGCGCGCTGGTGGCGGCGGGCGGACTGCTCGCCGCGGGAGCAGCGCTGTGGACGGTGATCCGCTGA